From the Corynebacterium zhongnanshanii genome, the window ATCGTAATGGCTGCGATCAGCGCAATGACGTTCTTGCGCGCGATATGACGAACATTGTGGCGCCGAAAGGGTGCAAAGTGCTGAGCGGGCATTTGGTGGATCCGTTTACCGGGGAGGGTATTGAGTTTCAGCGTGGGCCGAAAACCAGTAACGCGGTGCATATTGATCATGTGGTGCCGTTGGCGGATGCGTGGCAGAAGGGGGCACAGGGGTGGACGCCGGAGCGTCGGGAGCAGTTCGCTAATGATCCGATGAATTTGCTGGCGGTTGATGGGCTGCAGAATCAGAAGAAGTCTGCGGGGGACGCGGCGACGTGGCTCCCGCCGAACAGTGCTTTTCGTTGTCAGTACGTGGCGACTCAGATTCGTGTGAAGCATGAGTATGGGTTGTGGGTGACGCAGGCGGAGAAGGACGCGATGGCTCGTGAGCTGGGGCGTTGCGGCGACAGGGTTGCGTAGGGGCGCGCGTGCGCAGCACTTTTCTTCACAGAGTGTTGCCAGGGAATGGTTAAGGGGCTTTTAATCCGAGGTCATGGGACTGCAAGGTCGAGGCATCACTATAGAAATCACTGCGGTTGAGTGCATCGGCCGCACAGAAGATTGGTTAATGGATTGGTTAATCCGTCAATATGGATAATACGTTCGCTAGTGTCGTGGTGAATGTCAGCACAACCCTGGGAAGTCAGAAGCCCAGGGTTTTGTTGTGCGCGGGGTCGGGGCTGGAAGGGATGGTGGACAGTTCCGATGGGGGCGGTCGTGTAGAGCTGTGTGTAGGACAGGCAGGGTAGGCTGCTCCTCAAGGAGTCGGTCGCAACCAACGCACCTTATACACAGCCACCTGAGGAGGCTTACGCCATGCCACCAGCCAGCCGCATTCAACGACGCACCGTTCGAAGGACGGGCGGGAAAACCGCCACGGACGCGCGGGCGGGAGTTGGGCAACACAGTTCCACGGACGCGCGGGCGGATGTCGAGCGCCGTACCGTTACAGACCCGCGCGCGGACTCAACGAACACACGCGCGGAGGCCGAGCACTACAGCTATCGAGTTGCTTGGGACCCCACGCACGAACAGTTCCTCTGCACATCGGTGGAGTTTCCGGATGTGAGAGTGTTGGCGTCGGATTCGGAAGGGGCATTGACCCGCGCACAACAGGACGTCGCCCGCGTTCTGGAGCGCGCAGCCGCAACAGGCGCGGACGTGCCACAGCCGCTGTCCACGCGGACATATTCCGGAAGGCTGCAGGTCAGGCTGGGGGAGGACCTGCATCGCGCGCTCGCATACGAGGCGGCGGAGAATGGCATCAGCCTCAATCAACTCATCCTGAAAAAGCTGGCCGCTGGGTAAGCGCCGCGTGTGCGGGTGCTACAGTTGCAGTACATCAAACGATTACAAACCCAGTCGGACGCGCTGCCGCTGGGTTTTGTTGCTCATTGTTGCACAAGGGCTGGCCGCGCCCAGATAGGAAGAAGGTGTCCGCAACGTCCGCTTCAACGTCTGCCTCGAAGTCCGCGAAAACATCCGCGACAACGTCCGCGAAAACGGAGAAGATCGTCTCCCCAACTTTTGTGCTCGCCTGGCTGGTGAACTTCGCGCAATTCATGGTGTTTTACCTGTTGGTCACCACGATGGCGCTGTATGCGGTGCAGCAATTCCAGGCGTCTGACACTGCGGGTGGTTTCGCCTCCTCGTCCTTCGTGGTGGGCGCGACGTTCGCCCGCATGTTCTCCGGCTACATCGTGGACGCGATGGGCCACAAGC encodes:
- a CDS encoding HNH endonuclease family protein; the encoded protein is MRTSFLAVFLVAMVGLCAVACSDVSEYPTPSAPSPHLTHDAESAGEEAHEAQDEAAEDIDERPGEGASEAQDEAGAGGDERRASGQVWAHVVGITGMNTADVWAQWETLAVAGRAPKTGYERGQFGQRWKDVDRNGCDQRNDVLARDMTNIVAPKGCKVLSGHLVDPFTGEGIEFQRGPKTSNAVHIDHVVPLADAWQKGAQGWTPERREQFANDPMNLLAVDGLQNQKKSAGDAATWLPPNSAFRCQYVATQIRVKHEYGLWVTQAEKDAMARELGRCGDRVA
- a CDS encoding toxin-antitoxin system HicB family antitoxin, which encodes MPPASRIQRRTVRRTGGKTATDARAGVGQHSSTDARADVERRTVTDPRADSTNTRAEAEHYSYRVAWDPTHEQFLCTSVEFPDVRVLASDSEGALTRAQQDVARVLERAAATGADVPQPLSTRTYSGRLQVRLGEDLHRALAYEAAENGISLNQLILKKLAAG